The following coding sequences are from one Cenarchaeum symbiosum A window:
- a CDS encoding thioredoxin reductase (COG0492), whose protein sequence is MAAEPEGGVLVEKGPPKEPRKKTKYDVIIIGAGPAGYTAGIYCSRARRDTLILSGILPGGQLVNTTDVENFPGFENGIMGPDLMINFRKQAERMGTTIVDDEVVNVDFRHRPFKVLTSEEEYEAKAVIVGTGATPRKLGVEGEKAFAGKGVSYCATCDGPFFKNMELVVVGGGDSAMEEATFLTKFATTVHVVHRRKELRASKIMQERAHDDEKIRFHLGYEVKEIRGNGKVQQVVLASPDGEEQMDTGGVFVAIGHDPNTELFKGQLETDDQGYIVLKGASQTSVPGVFAAGDVHDRRYRQAITAAGFGCMAGIDVNNYLDE, encoded by the coding sequence ATGGCTGCAGAACCCGAGGGCGGGGTGCTAGTGGAGAAGGGCCCCCCAAAGGAGCCCCGCAAAAAGACGAAATACGATGTGATAATCATAGGGGCGGGCCCCGCGGGATATACCGCGGGGATATACTGTTCCAGGGCGCGCCGCGACACGCTGATACTATCCGGGATACTGCCCGGAGGACAGCTGGTAAACACCACCGACGTGGAGAACTTTCCGGGCTTTGAGAACGGGATAATGGGCCCTGATCTGATGATAAACTTTAGAAAGCAGGCCGAAAGAATGGGCACCACCATAGTGGACGACGAGGTGGTCAACGTGGACTTTAGGCACAGGCCGTTCAAGGTATTGACCTCGGAAGAGGAATACGAGGCCAAGGCCGTGATAGTGGGCACAGGGGCGACCCCCCGCAAGCTGGGGGTCGAGGGAGAAAAGGCCTTTGCGGGCAAGGGCGTCTCGTACTGCGCCACGTGCGACGGCCCGTTCTTTAAGAACATGGAGCTCGTAGTAGTCGGCGGCGGGGATTCCGCCATGGAGGAGGCTACGTTTCTTACAAAGTTTGCCACTACGGTGCACGTGGTCCACCGCAGAAAGGAGCTGCGTGCAAGCAAGATAATGCAAGAGCGCGCGCATGATGATGAAAAGATAAGGTTCCATCTCGGCTATGAGGTCAAGGAGATAAGGGGCAACGGGAAGGTGCAGCAGGTTGTGCTTGCCTCGCCCGACGGGGAGGAGCAGATGGATACAGGCGGCGTCTTTGTGGCGATAGGCCACGACCCCAACACGGAGCTCTTCAAAGGCCAGCTCGAGACCGACGACCAGGGGTATATCGTCCTCAAGGGGGCCTCCCAGACCAGCGTACCCGGAGTATTTGCAGCAGGGGACGTACACGACAGGCGGTACAGGCAGGCAATCACGGCGGCAGGCTTTGGCTGCATGGCCGGCATAGATGTGAACAACTATCTAGACGAATAG
- a CDS encoding redox protein, regulator of disulfide bond formation (COG0425) has product MPEIDATGLFCPEPVFRTKIEMERMQVGDVLTIKADDPAAEEDISRWATRNGHDLVEVKKDGQVISITIKKVR; this is encoded by the coding sequence ATGCCAGAGATTGACGCAACGGGCCTGTTCTGTCCAGAGCCCGTCTTCCGGACAAAGATCGAGATGGAGAGGATGCAGGTGGGAGACGTATTGACGATAAAGGCAGACGATCCTGCCGCAGAAGAGGACATATCGAGGTGGGCCACCCGGAACGGCCACGACCTGGTAGAGGTCAAAAAGGACGGCCAGGTAATATCCATAACGATAAAGAAAGTAAGGTAG
- a CDS encoding metal-dependent phosphoesterase (COG0613), producing MDQINSEMHCHNSFSNFHQAAHDTPYDSSVGIAEQLDRSLHLGLDALFVTNHNTLSGYEEMVRYQADHDKYARIRILPAEEITTDEGAHVIAYGIHEEIRPGMSLEETIDEIRRQDGVSSAPHPFGLLDALREKAGRCDLVEVFNSNNIDVIANARAAEFAHERGITGVAGSDSHVISTLGRCTNVIEAEDSLDGILDALRHGRVSIRATGYASARETMEYFRYKVDNSAEYIRDYVGEFYPRSRWIFSVLLGLFNRSPESYLWVLMLRLGMLSMRRISKKVNFEGLDPGIMKRRSLPEMLRASL from the coding sequence ATGGATCAGATAAACAGCGAGATGCACTGTCATAACTCGTTCTCTAATTTTCACCAGGCGGCCCATGATACGCCCTATGATTCCAGCGTGGGCATCGCCGAGCAGCTAGACAGGTCTCTTCACCTGGGCCTCGACGCGCTCTTTGTGACCAACCACAATACCCTCTCCGGCTATGAGGAGATGGTAAGATACCAGGCCGACCACGACAAATACGCAAGAATCCGCATACTCCCGGCAGAAGAGATCACCACCGACGAGGGGGCCCACGTGATAGCCTACGGGATACACGAGGAGATCAGGCCCGGCATGTCCCTGGAAGAGACAATAGACGAGATAAGAAGGCAGGACGGGGTATCATCGGCCCCGCACCCGTTTGGCCTGCTCGACGCGCTCCGCGAGAAGGCAGGCAGGTGCGATCTTGTCGAGGTATTCAACAGCAACAACATAGACGTGATAGCCAACGCAAGGGCTGCCGAGTTTGCGCATGAACGCGGCATTACAGGAGTGGCCGGCAGTGATTCACATGTAATATCGACGCTGGGCAGGTGCACAAATGTCATAGAGGCAGAGGACTCGCTTGATGGAATACTCGACGCCCTTCGCCACGGCAGGGTCTCCATACGGGCCACGGGGTACGCCTCTGCAAGGGAGACCATGGAGTACTTTAGGTACAAGGTGGACAACTCTGCAGAGTACATACGGGATTACGTGGGCGAGTTCTACCCCCGGTCCCGCTGGATATTCTCCGTACTGCTCGGGCTCTTCAACCGGAGCCCGGAGAGCTACCTCTGGGTGCTGATGCTAAGGCTCGGCATGCTATCGATGAGGAGGATCTCAAAAAAGGTCAACTTTGAGGGGCTCGACCCGGGTATAATGAAGAGGCGCAGCCTGCCCGAGATGCTCAGGGCATCCCTGTAA
- a CDS encoding conserved hypothetical protein (COG1478), translated as MLSTGIASAYDRDPRLIEVILSQTKRIVRMRDGILIVETKGGITCANAGVDESNIQEGHAALLPKDPDGSAGRIRREILEKAGRQVAVIISDTFGRPFRMGQTDCAIGVSGMGPITDYIGTKDTFGRELRVTEMAVADELCGAAEIVMGKASRIPAAVIRNHSVSPGEGSANDLLRPRGEDLFR; from the coding sequence ATGCTATCCACGGGGATAGCATCCGCGTACGACAGAGACCCGAGGCTTATAGAGGTGATACTCTCCCAGACCAAAAGAATAGTGAGGATGCGCGACGGCATCCTCATAGTGGAGACCAAGGGAGGGATAACCTGCGCCAATGCAGGGGTGGACGAGAGCAACATACAGGAGGGGCACGCGGCCCTGCTGCCCAAGGATCCCGACGGGTCCGCGGGCAGAATCCGCCGCGAGATACTCGAAAAGGCGGGCAGGCAGGTAGCCGTGATAATATCGGACACGTTTGGCCGCCCCTTCAGGATGGGCCAGACCGACTGCGCGATAGGCGTCTCCGGGATGGGCCCGATAACCGACTATATCGGCACCAAGGATACGTTTGGCAGGGAGCTGAGGGTAACCGAGATGGCAGTAGCCGACGAGCTGTGCGGCGCGGCAGAGATAGTCATGGGCAAGGCATCCCGCATACCGGCGGCAGTCATCAGAAACCACTCTGTGTCCCCCGGCGAGGGCTCGGCAAATGACCTGCTGCGCCCCCGGGGAGAGGATCTCTTCAGGTGA
- a CDS encoding phosphoserine phosphatase (COG0560), giving the protein MLVIFDVEGVLFDAEYLPILAEKLNKEDEIWEITRKGIRGAIDWEEGLRTRVEALRGIDYETCKEVADALPIMTGAREACSALKEAGWKIMAVSGGFTIMTDRLKEVLGLDHVYANELVFRNGVLDGVKINVNSDKSRSAMTKIKEWDQRREEIVVAVDGANDLKLFDICGLGIAFRAQDVVKDRADAVLEEKDLSKMLDIINRHYGIALEIPARA; this is encoded by the coding sequence TTGCTGGTTATCTTTGACGTCGAGGGCGTCCTTTTTGACGCAGAATACCTCCCCATCCTGGCCGAGAAGCTCAACAAGGAGGACGAAATCTGGGAGATAACAAGAAAGGGCATCAGGGGGGCGATCGACTGGGAGGAGGGCCTCAGGACCCGGGTCGAGGCGCTGCGCGGCATAGACTATGAAACATGCAAAGAAGTAGCAGACGCGCTGCCCATAATGACCGGGGCGAGAGAGGCATGCAGCGCCCTCAAGGAGGCAGGATGGAAGATCATGGCGGTTTCCGGCGGCTTTACCATAATGACCGACAGGCTCAAGGAGGTGCTCGGGCTGGACCACGTATACGCAAACGAGCTTGTATTCCGCAACGGCGTCCTTGACGGCGTAAAGATAAACGTCAACTCCGACAAGTCAAGGTCCGCGATGACAAAGATAAAGGAATGGGATCAGCGGCGCGAGGAGATAGTGGTGGCAGTAGACGGCGCCAACGACCTCAAGCTGTTTGACATCTGCGGGCTGGGCATAGCCTTCAGGGCGCAAGACGTGGTAAAGGACAGGGCGGATGCAGTCCTCGAAGAGAAGGACCTCTCAAAGATGCTCGATATAATAAACAGGCACTACGGAATTGCTCTGGAGATCCCGGCAAGGGCCTAG
- a CDS encoding prolyl-tRNA synthetase (COG0442) translates to MKVGITASKSDDFSEWYTQVVLKAELADYAPVKGLIVLRPDGYSIWESIRTSLDVKLAARGVRNGFLPVLIPESLLGKEKEHFAGFNPEVFWVTHSGENKVGDRLALRPTSETLAYSLYSKWIKSWRDLPLRINFWNTALRAEIKSTKPFLRTSEFLWQEGHTVHACSEEAESEVAAILELYRETVEGDLAIPVITGRKSEKEKFVGAVYTTTMESMMPDGRALQMGTSHFLGQNFSRPFEVKFADKDNVEHFAWQTSWGLSWRLIGAMIMVHGDDKGLVLPPKVAPLQVVIIPISYSGEEGAQVLAAAEGMEAELLKAGIRARTDKREELTPGFKFHDWEMRGVPVRIEIGPRDLKDGSAVLATRHDGKKSKVPLDGAAVNIEEELCRVQTEMLGAAKRALDGMIHDASSYGALTKAVEGGGFVRAAWCGGLECEEKVKEETGADIRVVPEGGAEGACIVCGGRAASIPLFARGY, encoded by the coding sequence GTGAAGGTGGGGATTACTGCCTCAAAGAGTGACGACTTTAGCGAATGGTATACGCAGGTTGTCCTCAAGGCGGAGCTTGCTGATTATGCGCCGGTAAAGGGCCTAATCGTCCTGCGGCCCGACGGCTATTCCATATGGGAGTCCATCCGCACCTCCCTTGATGTAAAGCTCGCCGCACGCGGAGTCCGGAACGGCTTTCTGCCCGTGCTGATACCCGAGTCCCTCTTGGGCAAGGAGAAGGAGCACTTTGCGGGGTTCAACCCGGAGGTATTCTGGGTGACGCATTCTGGCGAGAACAAAGTGGGCGACAGGCTGGCACTGCGGCCGACCTCGGAGACGCTGGCCTATTCCCTGTACTCCAAGTGGATAAAGAGCTGGCGGGATCTTCCCTTGAGGATAAACTTCTGGAACACGGCCCTCCGGGCGGAGATCAAGTCGACAAAGCCGTTTTTGCGTACATCTGAGTTTCTCTGGCAGGAGGGGCATACGGTCCATGCGTGCAGCGAAGAGGCAGAATCCGAGGTGGCGGCCATACTGGAACTGTACAGGGAGACCGTCGAGGGGGATCTTGCCATACCTGTCATAACGGGCAGAAAGAGCGAGAAGGAAAAGTTCGTGGGTGCGGTGTACACTACGACAATGGAATCGATGATGCCCGACGGCAGGGCCCTTCAGATGGGAACGTCCCACTTTCTGGGCCAGAACTTTTCACGCCCCTTTGAGGTAAAGTTTGCAGACAAGGACAATGTCGAGCACTTTGCATGGCAGACTTCATGGGGGCTCTCGTGGAGGCTGATTGGCGCCATGATAATGGTGCACGGCGACGACAAGGGCCTTGTGCTGCCGCCAAAGGTGGCGCCCCTCCAGGTGGTGATAATACCGATATCGTATTCCGGCGAGGAGGGCGCCCAAGTCCTTGCCGCGGCGGAAGGGATGGAAGCAGAACTCCTAAAGGCGGGCATAAGGGCGCGCACGGACAAAAGAGAAGAGCTGACTCCAGGCTTCAAGTTCCACGACTGGGAGATGCGTGGGGTGCCGGTCCGGATAGAGATAGGGCCGAGGGATCTGAAAGACGGCTCTGCGGTGCTCGCCACCCGGCATGATGGCAAAAAATCAAAGGTGCCACTCGACGGCGCCGCGGTGAATATAGAGGAGGAGCTTTGCAGGGTCCAGACTGAGATGCTCGGTGCTGCAAAGCGGGCGCTTGACGGCATGATCCACGACGCATCCTCATACGGGGCGCTCACAAAGGCAGTGGAGGGCGGCGGCTTTGTCCGGGCTGCCTGGTGCGGTGGGCTCGAATGCGAGGAAAAGGTCAAGGAGGAGACTGGCGCCGACATACGGGTCGTGCCGGAGGGCGGCGCGGAGGGTGCATGCATAGTTTGCGGCGGACGGGCGGCATCAATACCCCTGTTTGCACGGGGATACTAG
- a CDS encoding conserved hypothetical protein (COG1262) yields the protein MTAVARESALIDQFDATRERTLELVRTLERDDFVVQTAPYMSPPKWHLGHVSWIYEAIMSKISPGYEFYSGDLAGYLNSYYQQFGSPMDKGRRGVVSRPTLEQIFDYFEETNRRVRGFIEGGLSPDNSRMITMGTHHECQHQELLIYDLQHLLASEYRPARRGTEPKPAGETGGTVRVKGGLYTLGYGGGGFCYDVELPEHRVYLEDYTIGAYPVTNGEYLLFMEDGGYGSYRHWLSDGWDRVKENGWNSPMYWEKEGDEWYTNGLAGRRKINPKEPVCHVSFYEADAYCRWAGKRLPTEAEWEKAALWNEEEQTKSVFPWGDGAPSEDRANLYESGLWKCTEAGSYPEGASPSGCHQMVGDAWEWTSSEFVGYPGFRSGFDEYNDKWFTGQKVLRGGSYATPSMAIRGTYRNFFRLDERWMFCGFRCAGDAPA from the coding sequence ATGACGGCTGTCGCCAGGGAGTCTGCCCTGATCGATCAGTTTGATGCGACAAGGGAGAGGACCCTCGAGCTGGTAAGGACGCTTGAGAGGGACGACTTTGTGGTGCAGACGGCGCCGTACATGAGCCCCCCAAAGTGGCATCTTGGGCATGTCAGCTGGATATACGAGGCGATAATGAGCAAGATAAGCCCCGGGTACGAGTTCTATTCGGGCGATCTCGCTGGATACCTCAATTCCTACTATCAGCAGTTCGGATCACCCATGGACAAGGGGCGAAGGGGCGTGGTATCAAGGCCGACTTTAGAGCAGATATTCGACTATTTCGAGGAGACAAACCGCAGGGTCCGGGGCTTTATCGAGGGGGGGCTCTCCCCTGACAATTCTCGGATGATAACCATGGGCACGCACCACGAGTGCCAGCACCAGGAGCTGCTCATCTACGACCTGCAGCATTTGCTTGCCAGCGAGTACAGGCCTGCAAGGAGGGGCACCGAGCCCAAGCCGGCGGGGGAGACTGGCGGCACCGTGCGCGTAAAGGGCGGCCTGTACACACTGGGGTACGGGGGCGGCGGATTCTGTTATGATGTGGAGCTTCCCGAGCACCGTGTATACCTGGAAGATTACACCATTGGGGCATACCCCGTCACCAACGGCGAGTACCTATTATTCATGGAGGACGGGGGGTACGGCAGCTACCGGCACTGGCTTTCTGACGGCTGGGACAGGGTAAAGGAGAACGGCTGGAACTCGCCGATGTACTGGGAGAAAGAAGGTGACGAATGGTATACTAACGGCCTTGCGGGAAGGAGAAAGATCAACCCCAAAGAGCCCGTCTGCCACGTGAGCTTTTACGAAGCCGACGCGTACTGTAGGTGGGCAGGCAAAAGACTCCCGACCGAGGCAGAATGGGAAAAGGCGGCCTTGTGGAATGAAGAAGAGCAGACAAAATCGGTATTCCCCTGGGGCGACGGGGCGCCATCAGAGGACAGGGCGAACCTGTATGAATCAGGCCTGTGGAAGTGCACAGAAGCGGGCTCGTACCCGGAAGGGGCAAGCCCGTCGGGATGCCATCAGATGGTGGGGGATGCATGGGAGTGGACGTCATCCGAGTTTGTTGGGTATCCGGGGTTTAGAAGCGGCTTTGACGAGTATAATGACAAGTGGTTTACGGGACAGAAAGTCCTCAGGGGCGGCTCGTATGCCACGCCGTCGATGGCCATCCGGGGCACATATAGGAACTTTTTCAGGCTGGATGAGAGGTGGATGTTCTGCGGGTTTAGGTGCGCCGGGGACGCCCCTGCTTAG
- a CDS encoding conserved hypothetical protein (COG4301) — MSSQTAQELGYEIHRLSPRLHCLRPHAAVSGESFARDVAFTLGGSSKSINPKWFYDDEGSALFGQICTVPEYYITVTESSILSRIGGELGSFLARDTRLVELGSGLSSKTRLILDVMEGVQDEMEYLPIDISDVLAESCHGLLDDYPRLEITGIIDTYHGGLEFLSTLDERPNLIAFLGSSLGNFDAGEGELFLKKIASCMGERDMLLLGLDLDKESGVLEAAYDDTQGVTARFNLNVLTRMNRELGANFDLSAFAHRAKYNGSARRIEMYIESLADQDVAIPAAGAAVRFGRGELVHTENSHKYTIPRIREMVREAGLGTDAIWQDEENRYALVLCSKQGRPRRT, encoded by the coding sequence TTGAGTTCACAGACCGCCCAGGAGCTGGGCTATGAAATACACCGCCTGAGCCCCAGGCTGCACTGCCTCAGGCCCCATGCGGCAGTATCCGGCGAGAGCTTTGCACGGGACGTGGCGTTTACGCTGGGCGGCAGCTCAAAATCGATAAACCCAAAGTGGTTCTATGACGACGAGGGCTCGGCCCTGTTCGGGCAGATCTGCACCGTTCCTGAATACTATATCACGGTGACAGAGTCGTCCATCCTGTCCCGGATAGGGGGCGAGCTCGGCTCATTTCTGGCCCGGGACACCCGGCTAGTCGAGCTCGGAAGCGGCCTCTCATCCAAGACCAGGCTGATACTAGACGTGATGGAGGGCGTCCAGGATGAAATGGAGTACCTCCCGATAGACATATCCGATGTTCTCGCAGAGAGCTGCCACGGCCTGCTTGACGACTATCCCAGGCTGGAGATAACCGGCATAATAGACACGTACCATGGGGGCCTTGAGTTTCTAAGCACCTTAGATGAGAGGCCCAACCTGATAGCCTTCCTGGGCTCCAGCTTGGGCAACTTTGACGCAGGAGAGGGGGAGCTGTTCCTGAAAAAAATAGCCTCGTGCATGGGCGAGCGCGACATGCTGCTGCTGGGCCTTGACCTCGACAAGGAAAGCGGGGTGCTCGAGGCGGCATACGACGACACCCAGGGGGTCACCGCCAGGTTCAACCTCAACGTGCTGACCCGGATGAACAGGGAGCTTGGGGCCAACTTTGACCTCTCCGCGTTTGCCCACAGGGCCAAATACAACGGATCCGCCCGGAGGATAGAAATGTACATAGAATCACTTGCAGACCAGGACGTGGCCATACCTGCGGCGGGCGCCGCCGTCCGCTTTGGCAGGGGCGAGCTCGTCCACACGGAGAACTCGCACAAGTATACTATCCCCCGCATACGGGAGATGGTCCGCGAGGCTGGGCTCGGAACAGACGCGATATGGCAGGACGAAGAAAACCGCTATGCGCTGGTGCTCTGCTCTAAGCAGGGGCGTCCCCGGCGCACCTAA
- a CDS encoding periplasmic serine protease (ClpP class) (COG0616), with amino-acid sequence MPPWSDILKEIHDLENVTIESASDRIIQKYLELLQRHTKRDTILYTSSWTRPTRTNDVVSITEDDLDGFMEVVYGLKAKELDLVLHSPGGSPEAAEAIVLYLHEIFEDIRVIIPHAAMSAATMISCASNYIVMGKHSFLGPTDPQMFLYTAHGWTNMAAQYILDDFDEAQEISRDDPGKLVAWNPLLSQYTPGFIHECRSAKELTKELVREWSKTYMFAGKPDKLARATRISENLTSDDIFKSHARHIPRKKCEEMGLEIIHLEDDEILQDLSLSVFHAANIFFQHSTATKIIKNHNDRTVLSFPPEE; translated from the coding sequence TTGCCACCTTGGAGTGATATACTTAAAGAGATACATGACTTAGAAAATGTGACCATTGAAAGCGCGTCCGACAGAATAATTCAAAAATATCTAGAACTACTTCAAAGGCATACAAAAAGAGATACAATTTTGTACACATCGTCATGGACCCGTCCTACACGTACGAATGATGTAGTTTCTATAACGGAGGATGATCTCGATGGGTTTATGGAGGTTGTATACGGCTTGAAAGCCAAAGAGCTGGATTTGGTACTTCACAGTCCCGGTGGCTCGCCGGAGGCTGCTGAAGCAATCGTCTTATACCTGCATGAGATATTCGAGGATATCCGAGTTATAATACCACATGCAGCCATGTCTGCAGCCACTATGATCTCATGTGCATCCAACTACATAGTAATGGGCAAGCATTCCTTCCTAGGCCCGACTGATCCTCAAATGTTTTTGTATACTGCCCATGGGTGGACAAACATGGCTGCACAATATATCCTCGATGACTTCGACGAGGCTCAAGAAATATCTCGTGACGATCCCGGTAAACTTGTAGCATGGAATCCATTGTTGTCCCAGTATACTCCGGGATTCATTCATGAATGCCGGAGTGCCAAGGAATTAACCAAGGAACTTGTAAGAGAATGGTCTAAGACGTATATGTTTGCTGGAAAACCCGACAAATTGGCAAGAGCAACAAGAATATCGGAAAACCTGACTTCAGATGATATATTCAAAAGTCACGCAAGACACATACCAAGAAAGAAATGTGAAGAAATGGGCCTTGAGATAATCCATTTGGAAGATGATGAAATACTTCAAGATCTGTCACTCTCGGTGTTTCATGCTGCAAATATCTTCTTTCAGCATAGCACGGCTACAAAGATCATCAAAAACCACAACGACAGGACTGTTCTAAGTTTTCCACCCGAAGAATGA